A genomic segment from Bombus affinis isolate iyBomAffi1 chromosome 13, iyBomAffi1.2, whole genome shotgun sequence encodes:
- the LOC126923418 gene encoding glutamate receptor ionotropic, delta-2 isoform X1 yields MHTLYLLLLIASFFIQEYTRYVHGEDNVTNNKNNEEMPSQLTVTSWNDMPFSGIVEENGKWVGKGYAFYIFDLLSTKLNFTYTIIPPKEHILGDKSSGILGLLYEKKVDVAVAFLPVLPEIGQYCTFSAPLDETKLTAVMKRPQESATGSGLLAPFERTVWLLVLVSLIFVGPIIYLFASMRAKLWHDPSSENFSLPSCFWFVYSSLLKQGTNIVATTVVDSTRMLFATWWIFILILTSFYTANLTAFLTKPQFTLSISSLQDIVHKGYSWITYKGRTIDFLLSQNQENDLSLLNVSKLQGKGVFKYYEHSRAILESVTTKRLFLAETHYLQTLIFKDYMNKTRHHLQHNSRCTYVIMPGSILITSRAFGFPHGSTFEKRINRLLLRLIETGIIHRTKKEDLPLAEICPVDLRSSERQLRNTDLLLTYKVVVGGYTIAAIIFLFEFIYAFILYRVQNGKRKACCYLPYCGRNEKPQNPLNTNLPAQNYMMMLKRSPPAIYQHPDNVLIQKKQQFINGRSYYVVTNPYGDRKLIPIRTPSAFLFQYAA; encoded by the exons ATGCACACTCTTTATTTGTTACTTCTTATAGCATCTTTTTTCATTCAAGAATATACTCGGTATGTTCATGGTGAAG ATAATGtgacaaataataaaaataatgaagAAATGCCGTCGCAACTAACAGTAACATCTTGGAAT GATATGCCTTTCTCAGGAATTGTAGAAGAAAATGGAAAGTGGGTTGGTAAAGGATATGCATTTTACATTTTTGATTTACTTAGtacgaaattaaatttcaccTATACCATCATTCCACCAAAAGAACATATTTTGGGTGATAAAAGTAGCGGTATTCTTGGTTTACTTTACGAGAAG aaaGTAGACGTAGCTGTTGCGTTTCTTCCCGTATTACCGGAAATCGGACAATATTGTACGTTCAGCGCTCCACTAGATGAAACGAAATTAACCGCTGTGATGAAGAGACCTCAGGAATCAGCTACAGGTTCCGGTCTTCTGGCACCATTCGAAAGAACCGTCTGGCTATTAGTTTTAGTGTCATTAATTTTTGTGGGGCCAATTATTTATCTTTTCGCCAGTATGAG AGCAAAATTATGGCACGATCCAAGTTCTGAAAACTTCAGTTTGCCCTCTTGCTTCTGGTTCGTTTATAGTTCTCTGTTGAAACAAGGAACGAATATTGTTGCTACAACAG TTGTAGATTCAACACGAATGCTTTTCGCTACATGGTGGATTTTTATATTGATTTTGACATCCTTTTATACGGCAAATCTCACAGCGTTTCTTACAAAGCCTCAATTTACGCTCTCTATTAGTTCCCTACAAGATATTGTTCACAAGGGATACAGTTGGATCACCTATAAGGGACGAACGAttgattttcttctttctcaa AATCAGGAAAACGATTTGAGTTTATTGAACGTAAGCAAATTGCAAGGAAAAGGTGTTTTTAAGTATTATGAGCATTCAAGAGCTATTTTAGAATCAGTTACTACCA AAAGACTTTTCCTAGCAGAGACACATTACTTGCAAACTTTAATATTCAAAGACTACATGAATAAAACGCGTCATCATTTACAACATAACTCGCGTTGTACGTACGTTATAATGCCTGGTAGCATTTTAATAACCAGCCGTGCCTTTGGTTTTCCCCATGGTTCAACTTTTGAAAAACGTATCAATAGATT GCTGTTAAGATTAATAGAGACCGGTATCATACAtcgtacgaagaaagaagatCTGCCATTAGCTGAAATCTGTCCAGTTGATCTTCGTTCAAGCGAGAGACAATTGCGAAATACTGATCTTCTTTTAACATACAAAGTTGTCGTGGGTGGATATACAATTGCTgcaattatctttttatttgaatttatttacgcGTTTATATTGTATCGAGTACAGAATGGTAAAAGAAAAGCATGCTGCTATTTGCCTTATTGTGGTCGAAACGAAAAACCACAGAATCCTTTAAATACTAATCTTCCAGCACAAAATTATATGATGATGTTAAAAAGAAGTCCTCCGGCGATTTATCAACATCCTGACAATGTTTTAATACAAAAAaaacaacaatttatcaatGGAAGAAGTTATTATGTGGTTACTAATCCATATGGTGATCGAAAATTAATTCCTATTAGAACTCCTTCTgcttttttatttcaatatgcGGCCTGA
- the LOC126923418 gene encoding glutamate receptor ionotropic, kainate 2 isoform X4 produces the protein MHTLYLLLLIASFFIQEYTRYVHGEDNVTNNKNNEEMPSQLTVTSWNDMPFSGIVEENGKWVGKGYAFYIFDLLSTKLNFTYTIIPPKEHILGDKSSGILGLLYEKKVDVAVAFLPVLPEIGQYCTFSAPLDETKLTAVMKRPQESATGSGLLAPFERTVWLLVLVSLIFVGPIIYLFASMRAKLWHDPSSENFSLPSCFWFVYSSLLKQGTNIVATTAFLTKPQFTLSISSLQDIVHKGYSWITYKGRTIDFLLSQNQENDLSLLNVSKLQGKGVFKYYEHSRAILESVTTKRLFLAETHYLQTLIFKDYMNKTRHHLQHNSRCTYVIMPGSILITSRAFGFPHGSTFEKRINRLLLRLIETGIIHRTKKEDLPLAEICPVDLRSSERQLRNTDLLLTYKVVVGGYTIAAIIFLFEFIYAFILYRVQNGKRKACCYLPYCGRNEKPQNPLNTNLPAQNYMMMLKRSPPAIYQHPDNVLIQKKQQFINGRSYYVVTNPYGDRKLIPIRTPSAFLFQYAA, from the exons ATGCACACTCTTTATTTGTTACTTCTTATAGCATCTTTTTTCATTCAAGAATATACTCGGTATGTTCATGGTGAAG ATAATGtgacaaataataaaaataatgaagAAATGCCGTCGCAACTAACAGTAACATCTTGGAAT GATATGCCTTTCTCAGGAATTGTAGAAGAAAATGGAAAGTGGGTTGGTAAAGGATATGCATTTTACATTTTTGATTTACTTAGtacgaaattaaatttcaccTATACCATCATTCCACCAAAAGAACATATTTTGGGTGATAAAAGTAGCGGTATTCTTGGTTTACTTTACGAGAAG aaaGTAGACGTAGCTGTTGCGTTTCTTCCCGTATTACCGGAAATCGGACAATATTGTACGTTCAGCGCTCCACTAGATGAAACGAAATTAACCGCTGTGATGAAGAGACCTCAGGAATCAGCTACAGGTTCCGGTCTTCTGGCACCATTCGAAAGAACCGTCTGGCTATTAGTTTTAGTGTCATTAATTTTTGTGGGGCCAATTATTTATCTTTTCGCCAGTATGAG AGCAAAATTATGGCACGATCCAAGTTCTGAAAACTTCAGTTTGCCCTCTTGCTTCTGGTTCGTTTATAGTTCTCTGTTGAAACAAGGAACGAATATTGTTGCTACAACAG CGTTTCTTACAAAGCCTCAATTTACGCTCTCTATTAGTTCCCTACAAGATATTGTTCACAAGGGATACAGTTGGATCACCTATAAGGGACGAACGAttgattttcttctttctcaa AATCAGGAAAACGATTTGAGTTTATTGAACGTAAGCAAATTGCAAGGAAAAGGTGTTTTTAAGTATTATGAGCATTCAAGAGCTATTTTAGAATCAGTTACTACCA AAAGACTTTTCCTAGCAGAGACACATTACTTGCAAACTTTAATATTCAAAGACTACATGAATAAAACGCGTCATCATTTACAACATAACTCGCGTTGTACGTACGTTATAATGCCTGGTAGCATTTTAATAACCAGCCGTGCCTTTGGTTTTCCCCATGGTTCAACTTTTGAAAAACGTATCAATAGATT GCTGTTAAGATTAATAGAGACCGGTATCATACAtcgtacgaagaaagaagatCTGCCATTAGCTGAAATCTGTCCAGTTGATCTTCGTTCAAGCGAGAGACAATTGCGAAATACTGATCTTCTTTTAACATACAAAGTTGTCGTGGGTGGATATACAATTGCTgcaattatctttttatttgaatttatttacgcGTTTATATTGTATCGAGTACAGAATGGTAAAAGAAAAGCATGCTGCTATTTGCCTTATTGTGGTCGAAACGAAAAACCACAGAATCCTTTAAATACTAATCTTCCAGCACAAAATTATATGATGATGTTAAAAAGAAGTCCTCCGGCGATTTATCAACATCCTGACAATGTTTTAATACAAAAAaaacaacaatttatcaatGGAAGAAGTTATTATGTGGTTACTAATCCATATGGTGATCGAAAATTAATTCCTATTAGAACTCCTTCTgcttttttatttcaatatgcGGCCTGA
- the LOC126923418 gene encoding glutamate receptor ionotropic, delta-2 isoform X2, giving the protein MHTLYLLLLIASFFIQEYTRYVHGEDNVTNNKNNEEMPSQLTVTSWNDMPFSGIVEENGKWVGKGYAFYIFDLLSTKLNFTYTIIPPKEHILGDKSSGILGLLYEKKVDVAVAFLPVLPEIGQYCTFSAPLDETKLTAVMKRPQESATGSGLLAPFERTVWLLVLVSLIFVGPIIYLFASMRAKLWHDPSSENFSLPSCFWFVYSSLLKQGTNIVATTDSTRMLFATWWIFILILTSFYTANLTAFLTKPQFTLSISSLQDIVHKGYSWITYKGRTIDFLLSQNQENDLSLLNVSKLQGKGVFKYYEHSRAILESVTTKRLFLAETHYLQTLIFKDYMNKTRHHLQHNSRCTYVIMPGSILITSRAFGFPHGSTFEKRINRLLLRLIETGIIHRTKKEDLPLAEICPVDLRSSERQLRNTDLLLTYKVVVGGYTIAAIIFLFEFIYAFILYRVQNGKRKACCYLPYCGRNEKPQNPLNTNLPAQNYMMMLKRSPPAIYQHPDNVLIQKKQQFINGRSYYVVTNPYGDRKLIPIRTPSAFLFQYAA; this is encoded by the exons ATGCACACTCTTTATTTGTTACTTCTTATAGCATCTTTTTTCATTCAAGAATATACTCGGTATGTTCATGGTGAAG ATAATGtgacaaataataaaaataatgaagAAATGCCGTCGCAACTAACAGTAACATCTTGGAAT GATATGCCTTTCTCAGGAATTGTAGAAGAAAATGGAAAGTGGGTTGGTAAAGGATATGCATTTTACATTTTTGATTTACTTAGtacgaaattaaatttcaccTATACCATCATTCCACCAAAAGAACATATTTTGGGTGATAAAAGTAGCGGTATTCTTGGTTTACTTTACGAGAAG aaaGTAGACGTAGCTGTTGCGTTTCTTCCCGTATTACCGGAAATCGGACAATATTGTACGTTCAGCGCTCCACTAGATGAAACGAAATTAACCGCTGTGATGAAGAGACCTCAGGAATCAGCTACAGGTTCCGGTCTTCTGGCACCATTCGAAAGAACCGTCTGGCTATTAGTTTTAGTGTCATTAATTTTTGTGGGGCCAATTATTTATCTTTTCGCCAGTATGAG AGCAAAATTATGGCACGATCCAAGTTCTGAAAACTTCAGTTTGCCCTCTTGCTTCTGGTTCGTTTATAGTTCTCTGTTGAAACAAGGAACGAATATTGTTGCTACAACAG ATTCAACACGAATGCTTTTCGCTACATGGTGGATTTTTATATTGATTTTGACATCCTTTTATACGGCAAATCTCACAGCGTTTCTTACAAAGCCTCAATTTACGCTCTCTATTAGTTCCCTACAAGATATTGTTCACAAGGGATACAGTTGGATCACCTATAAGGGACGAACGAttgattttcttctttctcaa AATCAGGAAAACGATTTGAGTTTATTGAACGTAAGCAAATTGCAAGGAAAAGGTGTTTTTAAGTATTATGAGCATTCAAGAGCTATTTTAGAATCAGTTACTACCA AAAGACTTTTCCTAGCAGAGACACATTACTTGCAAACTTTAATATTCAAAGACTACATGAATAAAACGCGTCATCATTTACAACATAACTCGCGTTGTACGTACGTTATAATGCCTGGTAGCATTTTAATAACCAGCCGTGCCTTTGGTTTTCCCCATGGTTCAACTTTTGAAAAACGTATCAATAGATT GCTGTTAAGATTAATAGAGACCGGTATCATACAtcgtacgaagaaagaagatCTGCCATTAGCTGAAATCTGTCCAGTTGATCTTCGTTCAAGCGAGAGACAATTGCGAAATACTGATCTTCTTTTAACATACAAAGTTGTCGTGGGTGGATATACAATTGCTgcaattatctttttatttgaatttatttacgcGTTTATATTGTATCGAGTACAGAATGGTAAAAGAAAAGCATGCTGCTATTTGCCTTATTGTGGTCGAAACGAAAAACCACAGAATCCTTTAAATACTAATCTTCCAGCACAAAATTATATGATGATGTTAAAAAGAAGTCCTCCGGCGATTTATCAACATCCTGACAATGTTTTAATACAAAAAaaacaacaatttatcaatGGAAGAAGTTATTATGTGGTTACTAATCCATATGGTGATCGAAAATTAATTCCTATTAGAACTCCTTCTgcttttttatttcaatatgcGGCCTGA
- the LOC126923418 gene encoding glutamate receptor ionotropic, delta-2 isoform X3, whose amino-acid sequence MFELEAQMNRLIYNVTNNKNNEEMPSQLTVTSWNDMPFSGIVEENGKWVGKGYAFYIFDLLSTKLNFTYTIIPPKEHILGDKSSGILGLLYEKKVDVAVAFLPVLPEIGQYCTFSAPLDETKLTAVMKRPQESATGSGLLAPFERTVWLLVLVSLIFVGPIIYLFASMRAKLWHDPSSENFSLPSCFWFVYSSLLKQGTNIVATTVVDSTRMLFATWWIFILILTSFYTANLTAFLTKPQFTLSISSLQDIVHKGYSWITYKGRTIDFLLSQNQENDLSLLNVSKLQGKGVFKYYEHSRAILESVTTKRLFLAETHYLQTLIFKDYMNKTRHHLQHNSRCTYVIMPGSILITSRAFGFPHGSTFEKRINRLLLRLIETGIIHRTKKEDLPLAEICPVDLRSSERQLRNTDLLLTYKVVVGGYTIAAIIFLFEFIYAFILYRVQNGKRKACCYLPYCGRNEKPQNPLNTNLPAQNYMMMLKRSPPAIYQHPDNVLIQKKQQFINGRSYYVVTNPYGDRKLIPIRTPSAFLFQYAA is encoded by the exons ATGTTTGAGTTAGAAGCGCAAATGAATCGATTAATAT ATAATGtgacaaataataaaaataatgaagAAATGCCGTCGCAACTAACAGTAACATCTTGGAAT GATATGCCTTTCTCAGGAATTGTAGAAGAAAATGGAAAGTGGGTTGGTAAAGGATATGCATTTTACATTTTTGATTTACTTAGtacgaaattaaatttcaccTATACCATCATTCCACCAAAAGAACATATTTTGGGTGATAAAAGTAGCGGTATTCTTGGTTTACTTTACGAGAAG aaaGTAGACGTAGCTGTTGCGTTTCTTCCCGTATTACCGGAAATCGGACAATATTGTACGTTCAGCGCTCCACTAGATGAAACGAAATTAACCGCTGTGATGAAGAGACCTCAGGAATCAGCTACAGGTTCCGGTCTTCTGGCACCATTCGAAAGAACCGTCTGGCTATTAGTTTTAGTGTCATTAATTTTTGTGGGGCCAATTATTTATCTTTTCGCCAGTATGAG AGCAAAATTATGGCACGATCCAAGTTCTGAAAACTTCAGTTTGCCCTCTTGCTTCTGGTTCGTTTATAGTTCTCTGTTGAAACAAGGAACGAATATTGTTGCTACAACAG TTGTAGATTCAACACGAATGCTTTTCGCTACATGGTGGATTTTTATATTGATTTTGACATCCTTTTATACGGCAAATCTCACAGCGTTTCTTACAAAGCCTCAATTTACGCTCTCTATTAGTTCCCTACAAGATATTGTTCACAAGGGATACAGTTGGATCACCTATAAGGGACGAACGAttgattttcttctttctcaa AATCAGGAAAACGATTTGAGTTTATTGAACGTAAGCAAATTGCAAGGAAAAGGTGTTTTTAAGTATTATGAGCATTCAAGAGCTATTTTAGAATCAGTTACTACCA AAAGACTTTTCCTAGCAGAGACACATTACTTGCAAACTTTAATATTCAAAGACTACATGAATAAAACGCGTCATCATTTACAACATAACTCGCGTTGTACGTACGTTATAATGCCTGGTAGCATTTTAATAACCAGCCGTGCCTTTGGTTTTCCCCATGGTTCAACTTTTGAAAAACGTATCAATAGATT GCTGTTAAGATTAATAGAGACCGGTATCATACAtcgtacgaagaaagaagatCTGCCATTAGCTGAAATCTGTCCAGTTGATCTTCGTTCAAGCGAGAGACAATTGCGAAATACTGATCTTCTTTTAACATACAAAGTTGTCGTGGGTGGATATACAATTGCTgcaattatctttttatttgaatttatttacgcGTTTATATTGTATCGAGTACAGAATGGTAAAAGAAAAGCATGCTGCTATTTGCCTTATTGTGGTCGAAACGAAAAACCACAGAATCCTTTAAATACTAATCTTCCAGCACAAAATTATATGATGATGTTAAAAAGAAGTCCTCCGGCGATTTATCAACATCCTGACAATGTTTTAATACAAAAAaaacaacaatttatcaatGGAAGAAGTTATTATGTGGTTACTAATCCATATGGTGATCGAAAATTAATTCCTATTAGAACTCCTTCTgcttttttatttcaatatgcGGCCTGA
- the LOC126923418 gene encoding glutamate receptor ionotropic, delta-2 isoform X5 yields MPSQLTVTSWNDMPFSGIVEENGKWVGKGYAFYIFDLLSTKLNFTYTIIPPKEHILGDKSSGILGLLYEKKVDVAVAFLPVLPEIGQYCTFSAPLDETKLTAVMKRPQESATGSGLLAPFERTVWLLVLVSLIFVGPIIYLFASMRAKLWHDPSSENFSLPSCFWFVYSSLLKQGTNIVATTVVDSTRMLFATWWIFILILTSFYTANLTAFLTKPQFTLSISSLQDIVHKGYSWITYKGRTIDFLLSQNQENDLSLLNVSKLQGKGVFKYYEHSRAILESVTTKRLFLAETHYLQTLIFKDYMNKTRHHLQHNSRCTYVIMPGSILITSRAFGFPHGSTFEKRINRLLLRLIETGIIHRTKKEDLPLAEICPVDLRSSERQLRNTDLLLTYKVVVGGYTIAAIIFLFEFIYAFILYRVQNGKRKACCYLPYCGRNEKPQNPLNTNLPAQNYMMMLKRSPPAIYQHPDNVLIQKKQQFINGRSYYVVTNPYGDRKLIPIRTPSAFLFQYAA; encoded by the exons ATGCCGTCGCAACTAACAGTAACATCTTGGAAT GATATGCCTTTCTCAGGAATTGTAGAAGAAAATGGAAAGTGGGTTGGTAAAGGATATGCATTTTACATTTTTGATTTACTTAGtacgaaattaaatttcaccTATACCATCATTCCACCAAAAGAACATATTTTGGGTGATAAAAGTAGCGGTATTCTTGGTTTACTTTACGAGAAG aaaGTAGACGTAGCTGTTGCGTTTCTTCCCGTATTACCGGAAATCGGACAATATTGTACGTTCAGCGCTCCACTAGATGAAACGAAATTAACCGCTGTGATGAAGAGACCTCAGGAATCAGCTACAGGTTCCGGTCTTCTGGCACCATTCGAAAGAACCGTCTGGCTATTAGTTTTAGTGTCATTAATTTTTGTGGGGCCAATTATTTATCTTTTCGCCAGTATGAG AGCAAAATTATGGCACGATCCAAGTTCTGAAAACTTCAGTTTGCCCTCTTGCTTCTGGTTCGTTTATAGTTCTCTGTTGAAACAAGGAACGAATATTGTTGCTACAACAG TTGTAGATTCAACACGAATGCTTTTCGCTACATGGTGGATTTTTATATTGATTTTGACATCCTTTTATACGGCAAATCTCACAGCGTTTCTTACAAAGCCTCAATTTACGCTCTCTATTAGTTCCCTACAAGATATTGTTCACAAGGGATACAGTTGGATCACCTATAAGGGACGAACGAttgattttcttctttctcaa AATCAGGAAAACGATTTGAGTTTATTGAACGTAAGCAAATTGCAAGGAAAAGGTGTTTTTAAGTATTATGAGCATTCAAGAGCTATTTTAGAATCAGTTACTACCA AAAGACTTTTCCTAGCAGAGACACATTACTTGCAAACTTTAATATTCAAAGACTACATGAATAAAACGCGTCATCATTTACAACATAACTCGCGTTGTACGTACGTTATAATGCCTGGTAGCATTTTAATAACCAGCCGTGCCTTTGGTTTTCCCCATGGTTCAACTTTTGAAAAACGTATCAATAGATT GCTGTTAAGATTAATAGAGACCGGTATCATACAtcgtacgaagaaagaagatCTGCCATTAGCTGAAATCTGTCCAGTTGATCTTCGTTCAAGCGAGAGACAATTGCGAAATACTGATCTTCTTTTAACATACAAAGTTGTCGTGGGTGGATATACAATTGCTgcaattatctttttatttgaatttatttacgcGTTTATATTGTATCGAGTACAGAATGGTAAAAGAAAAGCATGCTGCTATTTGCCTTATTGTGGTCGAAACGAAAAACCACAGAATCCTTTAAATACTAATCTTCCAGCACAAAATTATATGATGATGTTAAAAAGAAGTCCTCCGGCGATTTATCAACATCCTGACAATGTTTTAATACAAAAAaaacaacaatttatcaatGGAAGAAGTTATTATGTGGTTACTAATCCATATGGTGATCGAAAATTAATTCCTATTAGAACTCCTTCTgcttttttatttcaatatgcGGCCTGA
- the LOC126923422 gene encoding uncharacterized protein LOC126923422: MAEEEICGFLDVKFCGNKSKVHKVKKRTLGPWKVWKRHWCSFQKLGSELGVRVNLDYCIGNDNSSSSNDKENFIVIPLDAIICRTQSRSKQFAFGIFPIKDRKPLLYLAGNSETESQRWMANIRQLLRPRKLKFAPGSYKISMVDNPHSKASGLTGLYGDLITSTLGVIIKDIHSGETLENFEWDELNQFHLITAGRPDDVKCICVIHTSKKFRAGIGELHLFCLEAGKLLQDLVTQGRGPRHKQTNGRPLSLSEGDIRAISHNERLRSYSVTTGRMELKILSKRRESNERYEEISYRMSGKINEDVYQPEPYGHYHVRRYSDISATSGIYEEIPDESDMSAVAASNFYMENLFCNRLSEEPPPLPPRQRCASESMKGSRLQDIRASGPSSLPLTSHKNSVRIEKNNLGFQRITDESNYVPMSPRLKDITLVEMQAALQENDYVIMR; the protein is encoded by the exons ATGGCTGAGGAAGAAATCTGTGGATTTCTAGATGTCAAGTTTTGTGGTAACAAGTCCAAAGTTCATAAGGTAAAAAAGAGAACATTGGGCCCTTGGAAAGTTTGGAAAAGGCATTGGTGTTCCTTTCAAAAGCTAGGTTCTGAATTAGGAGTCAGAGTAAATCTTGATTATTGTATTGGCAATGATAATAGTTCATCATCAAATGACAAAGAGAATTTCATAGTAATACCATTGGATGCCATTATTTGCCGTACCCAATCTAGATCTAAGCAATTTGCTTTTGGTATATTTCCTATCAAAGATAGGAAACCATTGCTCTATTTAGCTGGTAATTCAGAGACAGAGTCACAGCGGTGGATGGCAAATATTAGACAGCTATTAAGACCTAGAAAGCTTAAATTTGCACCAGGATCTTATAAAATATCTATGGTTGACAATCCACATTCCAAAGCATCAGGGTTGACag GACTATATGGTGATTTGATAACAAGCACACTAGGAGTAATAATAAAGGATATTCATTCTGGTGAAACATTAGAGAATTTTGAGTGGGATGAACTAAATCAGTTTCATTTGATCACGGCAGGACGACCAGacgatgttaaatgtatttgtGTGATTCATACATCAAAAAAATTCCGTGCTGGAATTGGTGAACTACATTTGTTTTGTTTAGAAGCTGGTAAATTGTTGCAAGATTTGGTAACTCAGGGCCGTGGTCCAAGACACAAGCAAACTAATGGACGACCTTTAAGCTTAAGTGAAGGTGATATTAGAGCAATATCCCATAATGAACGTTTGCGAAGTTATTCAGTAACAACTGGAAGAatggaattaaaaatattatctaAAAGAAGAGAATCTAACGAAAGATATGAAGAAATAAGCTATAGAATGTCTGGTAAAATAAATGAGGATGTTTATCAACCAGAACCATATGGCCATTATCATGTTAGAAGATACTCTGATATTTCTGCAACTTCTGGAATTTATGAAGAAATTCCAGATGAATCCGACATGAGTGCAGTAGCTGCTTCAAATTTTTATATGGAGAATCTCTTTTGTAATCGACTGTCGGAAGAGCCACCACCTTTGCCTCCACGTCAGAGGTGCGCTTCGGAGTCCATGAAAGGAAGCAG gTTGCAAGATATTCGGGCTTCTGGACCTAGTAGTTTGCCTTTAACATCTCATAAAAACTCTGTACGGATCGAGAAAAATAATTTGGGATTCCAAAGAATAACGGATGAGTCTAATTACGTTCCCATGTCACCTCGATTAAAAGATATCACGTTAGTAGAAATGCAAGCGGCTCTACAAGAAAATGATTACGTTATTATGCGATAG